CGTGTTTTTTTTCATGTGCACAATAAGGGGCCAGCAGCTTACCTTCGTGCGATAATTAAGTATGTATAGGCCTTTACAGCAGGAAATTCAAAAAAATTGACGAATAAAAATAATATACGATTAGAATCAAACAGAGCCGTCTTGGTTTTTTGTGTTGAACTGCTCGTTTTTCTTTGAAATATGTTTTTTTCACTCAGGTATTGGGTATAAAGTTATGTTGCAAATATTTAAAGTGAAAACAAAATTGCAATGCTATACTTAAGTGAAAAGTTAGATGGAACTATCATTACAGTTAGTTAACATCCTTGTGACGAGGACAGGAAAACATAGCAATTGTGTTAGAATGGGAGGATATTATGAATCAATTGGTTTACGATTTCATTAAGCAAAATCAAGATTACATCCTGACTGAGTGGATGGATATCATGAAGGAAAGTGCGGACGAAAGATTAATAAAGGTTGTCTCTGATCGGATGTTCACGCAAACGAGCAGTGAATTTATAGATATGATCATCACGAATGTTGATAGTAAAAACAAGGAATTCTCATTGAAGCTTTCAGATTTTGCAGAGAAAGTCGTCCAATTGGGATGGCCTCTTACTTTCGTCAATGAAGGACTTCATAAATTCACGTTGATTGTCATTAATGGAATGGTCGACAAGGGGCTGGTGACTCCGGATAATCAAGTCAATCTTGTTAATCATTTGGATAAATGGGCCACACCGATTAATAATGAAATCGTCAATATATATACGCAAACTTGGGAAAGAACAGTATCGATGCAGAGAATAGCCTTGCAGGAGCTTTCGGCACCGCTCATTCCTGTATTGGAGGGCATTACGGTCATGCCGCTGATAGGCACCATTGATACGGAACGTGCCAAGCAGATAATGGAAAACCTCTTGACCGGTGTCGTTAAGCATAGATCCGAAGTCGTCCTTATTGATATTACGGGTGTGCCGGTAGTGGATACAATGGTTGCCCATCATATCATCCAGGCAGCGGAAGCGGTCCGCTTGGTGGGAGCTAAATGCATACTTTGCGGAATACGGCCGGAAATAGCCCAAACCATCGTTAATCTTGGGATTAATCTAAATGAAGTGATTACTAAAAATACTTTGAAAAAGGGAATTGAAGTTGCATTGGAATTAACGAGCCGCAAGATTGTAGAGGTGGAGGGATAAGTATGAGGATTCCGATATTAAAGCTTTATGACTGCTTGTTGGTCTCGATACAATGGGAATTGGATGATGTAACCGCCCTGCAATTTCAAGAGGATTTACTGCATAAGATCCATGAAACAAGCGCCAACGGCGTTGTCATAGATATTACCTCGATAGATTTTATAGATTCTTTTATCGCAAAGGTATTGGGCGATGTCTTTAGCATGTCCAAGCTCATGGGGGCAAAGGTTGTAATTACGGGAATCCAGCCAGCTGTTGCCATAACATTGATTGAACTTGGAATCAGTCTTGATGATGTTATGACAGCATTAGATTTAGAGAAAGGCCTGGAGAAATTACAACAGGAATTGGGGGATTAAAGAATGGAGTTCCAATCCTGCGTAAAAATAATTAACGAATGGGACATAGTAGCTGCAAGGCAGCTTGGAAGGAATGTGGCTAAAGAGTTGGGATTCGGGACTGTAGATCAGGCCAGGATCACAACGGCTATAAGCGAGTTGGCCAGAAATATATACCTATATGCCGGACAAGGCAGTGTAAGCATAGAAAAGCTAAATAAAAATGGGAAGTCGGGATTGAAAATCATTGCAGAGGACCAGGGGCCGGGAATCGAGGACATCCGCAGGGTCATGGAAGATGGGTATACCACTTCAGGGGGATT
This genomic stretch from Peribacillus muralis harbors:
- a CDS encoding RsbT co-antagonist protein RsbRA, giving the protein MNQLVYDFIKQNQDYILTEWMDIMKESADERLIKVVSDRMFTQTSSEFIDMIITNVDSKNKEFSLKLSDFAEKVVQLGWPLTFVNEGLHKFTLIVINGMVDKGLVTPDNQVNLVNHLDKWATPINNEIVNIYTQTWERTVSMQRIALQELSAPLIPVLEGITVMPLIGTIDTERAKQIMENLLTGVVKHRSEVVLIDITGVPVVDTMVAHHIIQAAEAVRLVGAKCILCGIRPEIAQTIVNLGINLNEVITKNTLKKGIEVALELTSRKIVEVEG
- a CDS encoding STAS domain-containing protein, yielding MRIPILKLYDCLLVSIQWELDDVTALQFQEDLLHKIHETSANGVVIDITSIDFIDSFIAKVLGDVFSMSKLMGAKVVITGIQPAVAITLIELGISLDDVMTALDLEKGLEKLQQELGD
- a CDS encoding anti-sigma regulatory factor encodes the protein MEFQSCVKIINEWDIVAARQLGRNVAKELGFGTVDQARITTAISELARNIYLYAGQGSVSIEKLNKNGKSGLKIIAEDQGPGIEDIRRVMEDGYTTSGGLGAGLPGAKRLMDDFDIESIPGEGTTIIATKWLR